One Camelina sativa cultivar DH55 chromosome 3, Cs, whole genome shotgun sequence genomic window carries:
- the LOC104776684 gene encoding NAC domain-containing protein 8-like isoform X1 — MAGRSWLIDSNRIATKIMNASAGSDPRQVVWKSNPTRHCPNCRHVIDNSDVVDDWPGLPRGVKFDPSDPEIIWHLLAKSGLSGLSSHPFIDEFIPTVNQDDGICYTHPKNLPGVKNDGTVSHFFHKAIKAYSTGTRKRRKIHDDDFGDVRWHKTGRTKPVVLDGVQRGCKKIMVLYGGKAVKTNWVMHQYHLGIEEDEKEGDYVVSKIFYQQPQQLVVKQGDKAEQEVSEEIFAVMTPKVDPVTPKLVTPEPRDAVQLYSDSHFGNDYVTPHSYVTAQDVSLAETSEVMYMEDEVQSIQPNHGRPSSAYEPEPEPEPEPGLENGAKETIDDKEEQEKDRDDENEAEKQPTWFDSGSQLFLDSQQLVEALSLCDDLLLVGSQDREENTNSGSLKNKQPCIADYAHLGTEEFKRDLEECQKIVLDPSNIELDTPPEFRLSQLEFGSQDSFLAWGTGKTD; from the exons ATGGCTGG ACGATCATGGTTGATTGATAGCAACCGGATTGCAACAAAAATTATGAATGCATCGGCTGGTTCTGACCCTCGCCAAGTTGTGTGGAAAAGCAATCCTACAAGACATTGTCCAAACTGTCGACATGTCATTGACAACAGCGAT GTTGTTGATGATTGGCCAGGCTTGCCTCGAGGTGTGAAGTTCGATCCATCTGATCCAGAGATCATTTGGCACTTGCTAGCAAAATCTGGTTTATCAGGTTTAAGTTCTCACCCGTTCATCGATGAGTTCATCCCAACCGTCAATCAAGATGATGGAATCTGTTACACTCATCCTAAGAATTTACCAG GTGTTAAGAACGATGGAACGGTGTCCCACTTCTTCCATAAGGCAATCAAAGCCTATAGCACAGGAACTCGAAAGCGTAGAAAGATTCACGACGACGATTTTGGCGATGTGCGCTGGCATAAGACAGGAAGAACGAAACCGGTTGTGTTGGATGGTGTTCAAAGAGGGTGCAAAAAAATAATGGTTCTCTATGGCGGAAAAGCTGTGAAAACGAACTGGGTGATGCACCAATATCACTTGGgaatagaagaagatgagaaggaAGGTGATTATGTTGTTTCTAAGATATTCTACCAGCAGCCACAGCAGCTAGTTGTCAAGCAAGGTGATAAGGCTGAGCAAGAAGTCTCTGAGGAAATCTTTGCTGTAATGACTCCAAAAGTGGATCCTGTCACTCCAAAATTAGTTACACCTGAGCCTCGAGATGCTGTACAACTTTATTCTGACTCTCACTTTGGCAATGACTATGTTACTCCCCATAGCTATGTTACTGCCCAAGACGTTTCTCTTGCTGAG ACATCTGAGGTAATGTATATGGAAGATGAGGTTCAGAGTATTCAGCCTAATCATGGAAGACCAAGTTCTGCATATGAGCCTGAGCCTGAGCCTGAGCCCGAACCTGGACTTGAAAACGGagcaaaagaaacaatagaTGATAAAGAAGAGCAGGAGAAggatagagatgatgaaaaCGAAGCTGAGAAACAGCCGACTTGGTTTGACAGCGGATCTCAGTTATTCTTGGACTCGCAACAGCTTGTGGAAGCCTTGTCTCTTTGTGATGATCTCTTGCTAGTGGGATCACAGGACAGGGAAGAGAACACAAACAGTGGAAGCTTAAAGAATAAACAACCATGTATTGCAGATTACGCACACCTAGGAACAGAAGAGTTCAAACGGGACCTGGAGGAATGTCAGAAGATCGTTCTTGATCCCTCCAACATAGAGCTCGATACTCCACCTGAGTTTCGTCTGAGCCAGCTG GAATTTGGATCACAGGACAGCTTTCTCGCCTGGGGGACTGGAAAGACTGACTGA
- the LOC104776684 gene encoding NAC domain-containing protein 8-like isoform X2 yields MNASAGSDPRQVVWKSNPTRHCPNCRHVIDNSDVVDDWPGLPRGVKFDPSDPEIIWHLLAKSGLSGLSSHPFIDEFIPTVNQDDGICYTHPKNLPGVKNDGTVSHFFHKAIKAYSTGTRKRRKIHDDDFGDVRWHKTGRTKPVVLDGVQRGCKKIMVLYGGKAVKTNWVMHQYHLGIEEDEKEGDYVVSKIFYQQPQQLVVKQGDKAEQEVSEEIFAVMTPKVDPVTPKLVTPEPRDAVQLYSDSHFGNDYVTPHSYVTAQDVSLAETSEVMYMEDEVQSIQPNHGRPSSAYEPEPEPEPEPGLENGAKETIDDKEEQEKDRDDENEAEKQPTWFDSGSQLFLDSQQLVEALSLCDDLLLVGSQDREENTNSGSLKNKQPCIADYAHLGTEEFKRDLEECQKIVLDPSNIELDTPPEFRLSQLEFGSQDSFLAWGTGKTD; encoded by the exons ATGAATGCATCGGCTGGTTCTGACCCTCGCCAAGTTGTGTGGAAAAGCAATCCTACAAGACATTGTCCAAACTGTCGACATGTCATTGACAACAGCGAT GTTGTTGATGATTGGCCAGGCTTGCCTCGAGGTGTGAAGTTCGATCCATCTGATCCAGAGATCATTTGGCACTTGCTAGCAAAATCTGGTTTATCAGGTTTAAGTTCTCACCCGTTCATCGATGAGTTCATCCCAACCGTCAATCAAGATGATGGAATCTGTTACACTCATCCTAAGAATTTACCAG GTGTTAAGAACGATGGAACGGTGTCCCACTTCTTCCATAAGGCAATCAAAGCCTATAGCACAGGAACTCGAAAGCGTAGAAAGATTCACGACGACGATTTTGGCGATGTGCGCTGGCATAAGACAGGAAGAACGAAACCGGTTGTGTTGGATGGTGTTCAAAGAGGGTGCAAAAAAATAATGGTTCTCTATGGCGGAAAAGCTGTGAAAACGAACTGGGTGATGCACCAATATCACTTGGgaatagaagaagatgagaaggaAGGTGATTATGTTGTTTCTAAGATATTCTACCAGCAGCCACAGCAGCTAGTTGTCAAGCAAGGTGATAAGGCTGAGCAAGAAGTCTCTGAGGAAATCTTTGCTGTAATGACTCCAAAAGTGGATCCTGTCACTCCAAAATTAGTTACACCTGAGCCTCGAGATGCTGTACAACTTTATTCTGACTCTCACTTTGGCAATGACTATGTTACTCCCCATAGCTATGTTACTGCCCAAGACGTTTCTCTTGCTGAG ACATCTGAGGTAATGTATATGGAAGATGAGGTTCAGAGTATTCAGCCTAATCATGGAAGACCAAGTTCTGCATATGAGCCTGAGCCTGAGCCTGAGCCCGAACCTGGACTTGAAAACGGagcaaaagaaacaatagaTGATAAAGAAGAGCAGGAGAAggatagagatgatgaaaaCGAAGCTGAGAAACAGCCGACTTGGTTTGACAGCGGATCTCAGTTATTCTTGGACTCGCAACAGCTTGTGGAAGCCTTGTCTCTTTGTGATGATCTCTTGCTAGTGGGATCACAGGACAGGGAAGAGAACACAAACAGTGGAAGCTTAAAGAATAAACAACCATGTATTGCAGATTACGCACACCTAGGAACAGAAGAGTTCAAACGGGACCTGGAGGAATGTCAGAAGATCGTTCTTGATCCCTCCAACATAGAGCTCGATACTCCACCTGAGTTTCGTCTGAGCCAGCTG GAATTTGGATCACAGGACAGCTTTCTCGCCTGGGGGACTGGAAAGACTGACTGA